The nucleotide sequence ATTGCTGCGTTTGCTGGTAGATGAGATAATCTACTATGACGATGGTCGGCTGACCATCAAGACCATCATCCCTCTCAATGATAATGTGCAATTGCATCCTGAAGCTCGGGGGATCGAGGGGGTTTAGTAAAAGCAACGGGCAGATCGCTCTTAGCTCAGGCATTCTGGAAGAAGGATTACCATTATGATCGTCGGAGAAAGAAAACCGTTCACAGAAATCAAGGCGATGCTTGAGGGCTACAAAAAGGTGCTTATATTGGGATGCGGCACCTGCGTCAGCGTGTGTCTGGCCGGAGGCCAGAAGGAGGTTTCTCTTCTAGCTTCCCAACTGCGGATGGATGCCAAATTTCGCCAGACAGGGATGGAAATAGCCGAGAACACTCTCCAGCGCCAGTGTGACCGGGAGTATATCGAGTCGATTGTGGAGCAAGCTCGAAACTTCGATGCGGTTCTTTCCATGGCTTGCGGAGCAGGAGTACAACTGCTGTCGGATATGTTGATACCGCTGCCTGTGGTTCCCGCTTTGAACACAACCTTTCTTGCCGTGGCCGATCG is from Dehalococcoidia bacterium and encodes:
- a CDS encoding methylenetetrahydrofolate reductase C-terminal domain-containing protein; protein product: MIVGERKPFTEIKAMLEGYKKVLILGCGTCVSVCLAGGQKEVSLLASQLRMDAKFRQTGMEIAENTLQRQCDREYIESIVEQARNFDAVLSMACGAGVQLLSDMLIPLPVVPALNTTFLAVADREGTWLERCRGCGDCILADTGGICPVARCAKSLFNGPCGGSKEGKCEVSPETPCAWQLIYDRLSALGQLHKMDIIQPIRDWRTSGSGIPRSIVREDAIGLS